A single window of Flagellimonas maritima DNA harbors:
- a CDS encoding GntR family transcriptional regulator → MAFNSIEHIKVDVNSRIPKYRQIVDSIMEAIGKGFLEKGEKIPSINEVSEECLLSRDTVEKAYGILRKQNIIESVKGKGYYVARADFSSKTKVLFLINKLSSYKMRIFNSFVQALGSKAQVDVYIYHCEPSVFKNILAKKAKEYDQFVIMPHFKNENLQHMGCTDEILEVVRKIPEEKLIIMDRNILSLSMKAGRIYQDFSGDIYAALSIGLDKLKKYQKIILVYPSKSVYPYPKGIVTGFKKFCIEHTFDYEVLDEIYDSMELQLKDLFIIIEETDLVNLVKQLRDRHYKFGEDIGIISYNDTPLKELLGITVISTDFTKMGTEAAKMILENKKTKKKNDFNLIDRHSV, encoded by the coding sequence ATGGCTTTCAATAGTATCGAACATATCAAGGTGGATGTAAATTCTAGGATTCCAAAGTATAGACAGATTGTCGACTCGATAATGGAAGCGATTGGAAAGGGTTTTTTGGAAAAAGGCGAAAAGATTCCCTCGATAAATGAAGTAAGTGAGGAGTGTTTGCTTTCACGTGATACAGTGGAAAAGGCCTATGGTATTTTGAGGAAACAAAACATCATCGAATCTGTAAAAGGAAAAGGATATTATGTAGCAAGGGCCGATTTTTCATCAAAGACCAAGGTTCTGTTCCTTATCAATAAACTGAGTTCGTACAAAATGAGAATCTTCAACTCTTTTGTGCAGGCTTTGGGATCAAAGGCTCAAGTGGATGTGTATATATACCATTGTGAGCCTTCGGTATTCAAAAATATATTGGCAAAGAAGGCGAAAGAGTATGACCAATTTGTGATTATGCCCCATTTTAAAAATGAAAACTTGCAGCATATGGGGTGTACTGATGAAATTTTGGAGGTAGTCCGAAAAATTCCTGAAGAAAAATTGATTATTATGGACAGAAATATCTTGAGTCTCTCCATGAAAGCCGGTCGAATCTACCAAGACTTTTCGGGGGACATTTACGCTGCATTGTCCATTGGACTGGACAAACTAAAAAAATATCAAAAAATCATTCTCGTCTACCCCTCAAAATCGGTGTATCCCTATCCCAAGGGCATTGTTACGGGTTTCAAGAAATTCTGTATTGAACACACTTTTGATTATGAGGTTTTGGATGAAATTTATGATAGTATGGAGCTACAGCTCAAAGATCTGTTTATTATTATTGAAGAAACGGATTTGGTAAACCTCGTTAAGCAATTAAGGGATCGGCATTATAAATTTGGCGAGGATATTGGAATTATCTCCTACAATGATACCCCACTCAAAGAACTTTTGGGAATAACCGTAATCAGCACGGATTTTACAAAAATGGGAACCGAAGCTGCGAAAATGATTTTGGAGAACAAGAAGACCAAAAAAAAAAACGACTTCAATCTTATAGACAGACATTCCGTCTAA
- a CDS encoding bifunctional aldolase/short-chain dehydrogenase, producing MQTRTYNHVDYLWDDTKAASLENDEVALFLYRSNILGSDLRITNYGGGNTSCKTIEKDPLSNKEVEVMWVKGSGGDIGTLTRQGIAGLYTERLRNLKNVYRGLEHEDEMVGLFNHCLFDLDSKAPSIDTPLHGLLPFKHIDHLHPDALIAIAATKNSKKITREIWGDTMGWVPWQRPGFDLGLQLEKCLKENPGIRGIVLESHGLFTWGDSSYECYLNSLEVIEIASEYIEGHVKKNGKVFGGQKLESLPSGKRIEQAAKLAPILRGLCSSENNMIGHFTDEERVLEFINSNDLEKLAPLGTSCPDHFLRTKIKPLVLSLDKEESLDNFNATVQILQPQFEDYRNDYKEYYEGCKHSNSPAVRDPNPVVIIYPGVGMFTFAKNKQTARVASEFYINAINVMRGAEAISTYVALPRQEAFDIEYWLLEEAKLQRMPKEKPLSRKIAIITGAAGGIGKAIAEKLVAEGANVVMTDVNQEALKETTKSMGKDEAIQTICDVTNTTSIEKMFDLSCLNFGGVDVVIHSAGLAISKPLEETTMTDWQLLQDVLVKGQFLLAQFGSDIMKKQGLGGNMVNIASKNGLVAGPNNVGYGTAKAAQLHMTRLLAAELGADKIRVNTVNPDGVIVGSKIWEGEWAEGRAKAYGVSVDELPSHYAKRNLLNEIILPEDVANAVFSLVAILDKSTGNTINVDGGMANAFVR from the coding sequence ATGCAAACAAGAACATATAATCACGTCGATTATTTATGGGATGATACAAAGGCCGCTTCGTTAGAAAATGACGAAGTGGCACTTTTTTTATACCGTTCCAATATTTTAGGTTCAGATTTACGTATAACCAACTACGGAGGTGGAAATACAAGCTGTAAAACCATCGAAAAAGACCCGTTGAGCAATAAAGAAGTAGAGGTAATGTGGGTGAAAGGGTCTGGTGGCGATATAGGCACCTTAACCAGGCAAGGTATTGCTGGTCTATACACGGAAAGACTGAGAAACTTAAAAAATGTGTACCGAGGACTTGAACATGAAGATGAAATGGTAGGATTGTTCAACCATTGCCTGTTTGATTTGGATAGTAAAGCACCTTCGATAGATACACCTTTGCATGGACTCCTCCCGTTCAAGCATATAGACCATTTACACCCTGATGCTTTGATTGCAATAGCGGCAACGAAGAATAGTAAAAAAATTACGCGAGAGATATGGGGCGATACCATGGGTTGGGTACCTTGGCAACGGCCTGGTTTTGATTTAGGGTTACAACTTGAAAAATGTCTAAAAGAGAATCCCGGCATTAGAGGAATTGTTTTGGAGAGCCATGGTCTTTTTACTTGGGGCGATAGCTCGTATGAGTGTTACTTGAACAGCCTTGAGGTCATCGAGATAGCTTCGGAATATATAGAGGGTCACGTTAAAAAGAATGGCAAAGTATTTGGCGGACAAAAACTTGAAAGTCTTCCATCGGGAAAACGAATAGAACAAGCCGCTAAACTAGCACCCATTTTAAGGGGTCTTTGCTCAAGTGAAAATAACATGATTGGGCATTTTACCGATGAAGAGCGGGTACTGGAGTTCATCAATAGCAACGACCTTGAAAAACTTGCACCACTTGGTACTTCTTGCCCTGATCATTTCCTTCGTACTAAAATCAAGCCCTTAGTTTTGTCCTTGGATAAGGAAGAAAGCTTGGACAACTTCAATGCAACGGTCCAGATACTTCAGCCCCAGTTTGAAGATTATCGCAATGATTACAAGGAGTATTATGAAGGATGCAAACACAGCAATAGCCCTGCCGTGCGTGACCCAAATCCGGTGGTGATCATTTATCCAGGAGTCGGTATGTTCACCTTTGCAAAAAACAAACAAACGGCACGGGTAGCAAGTGAGTTCTACATCAACGCTATCAACGTGATGCGGGGTGCAGAAGCCATTTCAACATATGTTGCACTACCAAGGCAAGAGGCCTTCGATATTGAATATTGGTTATTGGAAGAAGCAAAATTACAGCGAATGCCAAAGGAAAAGCCTCTTTCTCGAAAAATAGCCATCATAACTGGCGCTGCAGGTGGCATAGGAAAAGCCATCGCGGAAAAATTAGTTGCGGAAGGTGCCAACGTGGTAATGACCGATGTCAATCAAGAAGCCTTGAAAGAAACGACCAAGTCGATGGGCAAGGATGAGGCCATACAAACCATTTGCGACGTTACGAATACCACTTCCATTGAAAAAATGTTCGATTTATCTTGTTTGAACTTTGGAGGGGTTGATGTCGTAATCCATTCCGCCGGTTTAGCCATTTCCAAACCTTTGGAAGAAACCACTATGACGGATTGGCAATTATTACAGGATGTATTGGTTAAAGGGCAGTTTCTATTGGCACAATTTGGTTCAGACATCATGAAAAAACAAGGTTTGGGAGGCAACATGGTCAACATTGCAAGTAAAAATGGACTTGTCGCCGGCCCCAACAATGTTGGTTACGGGACGGCCAAAGCAGCACAACTACATATGACCCGACTTTTAGCAGCTGAACTTGGTGCTGATAAGATTCGCGTGAATACCGTAAATCCTGATGGAGTTATTGTTGGAAGCAAAATATGGGAAGGCGAATGGGCCGAAGGAAGGGCAAAAGCTTATGGTGTTTCGGTTGATGAACTGCCAAGCCATTATGCAAAGCGTAACTTACTTAACGAGATTATTTTACCGGAGGATGTGGCCAATGCTGTATTTTCCTTGGTGGCCATATTGGATAAAAGTACGGGCAACACCATAAACGTTGATGGTGGAATGGCCAACGCCTTTGTCCGCTAA
- a CDS encoding sugar isomerase has protein sequence MKLNAEILNEQNSRFIETHKPEYHFLAQSLEKKGVQVNDVIKKLQELQVAIPSWALGAGGTRFGRFSYQGEPASLENKISDVGIIHALTNTAGAISLHIPWDIPKDYNAIKELAASLDIKFDAVNSNTFQDQPSMNKSYRFGSLCNTDSSVREIAIQHNLEVIDTGKKLGSNSLTVWLADGSNFPGQQNFQEALQNTKESLKHIYKSMPDDWKLFIEYKPYEPNFYSTVIQDWGTSLMLAEGCGQRAYTLVDLGHHLPNTNIEQIVATLMMKGKLGGFHFNDSKYGDDDLTVGSVKPYALFLIWNELVYGMENNPNNPSPAWMIDASHNIKDPLEDLLQSLEAIQIAYAQALLVDQKGLQEAQKQQDATLCQEILQDAYRTDVRPLLREARLCSSAAIEPIASYRSLNIRNQLIKERGLHTVASGL, from the coding sequence ATGAAGTTAAACGCAGAAATACTGAATGAACAAAACAGTAGGTTCATCGAAACCCATAAACCCGAATATCATTTTCTTGCGCAGAGTCTTGAAAAAAAAGGTGTTCAAGTAAATGACGTTATAAAAAAGCTACAAGAACTACAAGTGGCCATCCCCAGTTGGGCGTTGGGTGCAGGAGGTACTCGTTTTGGAAGGTTTTCATATCAAGGTGAACCCGCTTCTTTAGAAAATAAAATAAGTGATGTAGGCATAATTCACGCACTAACCAACACGGCAGGTGCCATATCGCTACACATTCCATGGGATATCCCTAAAGATTACAACGCTATCAAAGAATTGGCTGCCTCCTTGGATATAAAGTTTGACGCGGTCAACTCCAATACTTTCCAAGACCAGCCGAGCATGAATAAAAGCTATAGGTTCGGCTCTTTGTGCAATACGGATTCCTCTGTTCGGGAAATTGCCATTCAGCATAACCTTGAAGTCATTGATACTGGCAAAAAACTGGGCTCCAATAGTCTAACAGTGTGGTTGGCGGATGGAAGTAATTTTCCTGGGCAGCAGAATTTTCAGGAAGCATTGCAAAACACTAAAGAGAGTCTAAAGCATATCTATAAGTCCATGCCCGATGACTGGAAGCTCTTCATCGAATACAAACCCTATGAACCTAACTTTTATAGCACTGTTATTCAAGATTGGGGAACTTCCTTGATGCTGGCCGAAGGTTGCGGTCAACGGGCATATACTCTCGTAGACCTAGGCCATCATTTACCAAATACCAATATTGAACAGATTGTTGCCACTTTGATGATGAAAGGTAAGCTTGGTGGGTTCCATTTTAATGACAGTAAATATGGTGATGATGACCTTACCGTAGGTTCTGTAAAACCCTATGCTCTTTTTTTAATTTGGAATGAATTGGTTTATGGAATGGAGAACAATCCCAATAATCCATCGCCTGCTTGGATGATTGATGCCAGTCACAATATCAAAGACCCGCTAGAAGACCTCTTGCAATCGCTAGAAGCCATCCAAATTGCCTATGCACAAGCATTATTGGTCGACCAAAAGGGTTTACAAGAAGCTCAAAAACAACAAGATGCAACACTTTGTCAAGAAATTCTACAAGATGCCTATCGTACCGATGTGAGACCATTATTACGAGAAGCACGTTTGTGCAGCAGTGCCGCCATAGAACCTATTGCCTCTTATCGCTCCTTGAATATTCGAAATCAGCTGATTAAAGAACGGGGATTGCATACTGTGGCATCAGGACTTTAA
- a CDS encoding FGGY-family carbohydrate kinase, whose translation MAKENVTAIFDIGRTNKKFFLFDKNYREVHKEYVRLDEIADEDGFPTEDLSALQTWLKECFDRISHAKKFNVGSINFSTYGASLVHLDKHGKVLTPLYNYLKPIPSHILEEFYAKYGSKDHIAVETASPQSGMLNSGLQLFWLKRVQPGIFQQIRYSLHLPQYLSYLFTGIPVSDYTSIGCHTNLWDYSKQDYHRWVYDEGLETMLPPVVSTKTSVNLHHKGASLKIGVGIHDSSAALFPYLMGEHKPFLLLSTGTWSVAMNPFTENSLTIEDLGHNCLHYMRIDGNPVRASRFFMGNEYKLQVKKLTEHFNKSDGHHRGMKFDFDIYRKIQENTAPHFKFEGIQLKHERAKNTNLSVFDSFEEGYHQLMFELLRLQYQTIKRAIGNSPIKKIYIDGGFTDNDIFVKLIANHFKQYKVRTTQSPLGSALGAAMVMGNEKLDKSFFKERYRMKKLMPLQILENKR comes from the coding sequence ATGGCAAAAGAAAACGTAACAGCAATATTTGACATCGGCAGGACCAATAAAAAATTCTTCCTATTTGATAAAAACTACCGAGAGGTCCATAAAGAATATGTACGGCTTGACGAAATTGCAGATGAAGATGGTTTCCCAACAGAAGACCTTTCTGCACTTCAAACCTGGCTCAAGGAATGCTTTGACCGAATCTCGCACGCCAAAAAGTTCAACGTTGGCAGCATTAATTTTTCAACCTACGGTGCCAGTTTGGTACATTTAGATAAGCACGGCAAAGTACTTACACCTTTGTATAATTATTTAAAACCCATTCCTTCGCATATTCTAGAGGAATTTTACGCTAAATATGGAAGTAAAGACCATATAGCTGTTGAAACAGCTTCACCACAATCAGGCATGCTCAATTCAGGATTGCAATTGTTTTGGTTGAAGCGAGTGCAACCAGGTATTTTTCAACAAATACGCTATTCGTTGCATCTTCCACAGTATTTATCTTACCTTTTTACAGGAATTCCGGTAAGCGACTACACAAGCATTGGCTGCCATACCAATTTATGGGATTATAGCAAGCAAGATTATCACCGATGGGTCTATGATGAAGGTTTGGAAACCATGCTTCCGCCTGTAGTTTCTACCAAGACCAGTGTCAACTTGCACCATAAAGGTGCGTCTTTGAAAATTGGAGTTGGCATTCACGATAGTTCCGCTGCCCTCTTTCCCTATCTTATGGGAGAACATAAACCATTTTTACTGCTCTCGACGGGCACTTGGTCGGTTGCCATGAATCCTTTTACCGAAAATTCTCTTACCATCGAAGACCTAGGGCATAACTGCTTACATTATATGCGCATTGATGGTAATCCTGTACGGGCTTCACGCTTTTTTATGGGAAATGAATACAAGTTGCAAGTAAAGAAGTTGACAGAACATTTCAACAAATCTGATGGCCATCATCGAGGAATGAAGTTCGATTTTGATATCTACCGAAAAATACAGGAAAATACCGCTCCACACTTTAAGTTTGAAGGCATTCAATTGAAACATGAAAGGGCCAAAAATACCAATTTAAGTGTATTTGACAGTTTTGAAGAAGGTTACCACCAGTTGATGTTCGAGTTGTTGCGACTACAATACCAAACCATAAAACGTGCTATTGGTAATTCACCCATCAAGAAAATCTATATTGACGGTGGCTTTACCGACAATGACATCTTTGTGAAATTAATCGCAAATCATTTCAAACAATACAAAGTACGTACCACGCAGTCACCATTGGGTTCTGCCCTGGGCGCTGCCATGGTAATGGGCAACGAAAAATTGGACAAAAGCTTTTTTAAGGAACGGTATCGAATGAAAAAGCTAATGCCCTTACAAATTCTAGAGAACAAACGATAA
- a CDS encoding alpha-hydroxy acid oxidase yields MTWNYNKNYPSIEDLRKKAKKRIPKFAFEYLDGGCNEDVNLYQNTAQLRKITLRPNYLTEHTQSSMKTTLFGVEYDAPFGIAPVGLQGLMWPNSPEILAKAALKHNVPFILSTVTTSGIERIGELTEGKAWFQLYRPAKDELRDDILQRAEASGYPVLVLLCDVPTFGYRPRDIRNGLAMPPSMSLKNIFQVLGRPTWALETLRIGQPSFESLKPYMPKNLNLKQLGQFMNQTFNGRLNEERIKPIRDLWKGKIVLKGVANEEDAEKAISLGLDGIIVSNHGGRQLDAGEASIKPLTRIAAKYGEQITVMMDSGIRSGPDMARSLASGAQFTFLGRSFMYGVAALGKQGGNHTIAILKTQLQQVMEQLCCEKVEDFPKHLIHS; encoded by the coding sequence ATGACCTGGAACTACAACAAAAACTATCCTTCCATTGAGGACCTTCGAAAAAAAGCTAAGAAACGTATTCCAAAGTTTGCTTTTGAATATCTTGACGGTGGTTGTAATGAAGATGTCAACCTTTATCAAAATACCGCCCAACTTCGAAAAATAACCCTTCGCCCCAACTACTTGACCGAACATACACAGTCAAGCATGAAGACAACACTTTTCGGCGTGGAGTATGATGCCCCTTTTGGAATTGCGCCAGTAGGCCTACAGGGATTGATGTGGCCAAATTCACCTGAAATACTGGCAAAGGCAGCCCTAAAGCACAATGTTCCCTTTATACTCAGTACGGTGACTACGAGTGGTATAGAACGTATCGGTGAGCTTACCGAGGGAAAAGCTTGGTTCCAGCTGTATAGACCTGCCAAAGATGAATTACGTGACGATATCTTACAACGTGCCGAGGCATCAGGGTACCCAGTACTAGTCCTGCTATGCGATGTACCCACATTTGGATATCGACCAAGGGATATTCGAAACGGACTAGCCATGCCACCGAGCATGTCGCTCAAGAATATCTTTCAAGTTCTTGGAAGACCTACATGGGCGTTAGAAACTTTACGTATTGGACAACCCAGTTTTGAATCACTGAAACCATATATGCCCAAAAATTTGAATCTGAAGCAATTGGGGCAATTTATGAACCAAACCTTTAACGGAAGATTGAACGAAGAACGCATTAAGCCCATACGCGATTTATGGAAAGGCAAAATTGTTTTGAAAGGTGTGGCCAATGAGGAAGATGCCGAAAAAGCTATTAGCTTGGGATTGGACGGTATCATTGTTTCCAATCATGGGGGGCGACAGTTGGATGCCGGCGAAGCATCCATAAAACCGTTGACCAGAATAGCTGCCAAATATGGAGAGCAAATTACTGTAATGATGGACAGCGGAATACGCTCTGGTCCCGATATGGCCAGATCCTTGGCAAGTGGAGCACAATTTACCTTTTTGGGAAGATCATTTATGTACGGAGTAGCAGCACTTGGAAAACAGGGTGGGAACCATACTATTGCTATCCTAAAGACCCAACTTCAACAGGTCATGGAACAGCTTTGCTGTGAAAAAGTTGAGGATTTTCCAAAGCATTTAATTCATTCATGA